From a region of the Chitinophaga caseinilytica genome:
- a CDS encoding LytR/AlgR family response regulator transcription factor → MAIQCIVVDDEPLAVQVITEFIRKMPELSLAGTFNNPLEALAFLRNEPSVKLVFLDIQMPELSGIEFMQLRQTDVAVIVVSAYDEYALDGFQYDAADYLLKPVPFDRFVKAVQKVTGKQAQQPVVAAQPDFIFIRTDKRIIRLNFSEILFVEALRNYVAIQTATQKILTLQNLRSFEEALPPRQFIRVHKSFIVAMNKIDSVEKQRIFMGQHMVPVGDTYVKQFYEAMGMS, encoded by the coding sequence ATGGCCATTCAATGCATAGTGGTGGACGATGAGCCGCTGGCCGTCCAGGTCATCACCGAATTCATCCGTAAAATGCCGGAGCTCTCGCTGGCCGGCACTTTCAACAATCCGCTGGAAGCCCTGGCCTTCCTCCGCAACGAGCCATCCGTCAAACTCGTTTTCCTCGACATCCAGATGCCGGAACTTTCCGGTATCGAATTCATGCAGCTGCGGCAGACGGACGTGGCTGTGATCGTTGTTTCCGCGTACGACGAATATGCGCTCGACGGGTTCCAGTACGATGCGGCCGATTACCTGCTCAAGCCCGTTCCGTTCGACCGGTTCGTGAAAGCCGTCCAGAAAGTCACGGGAAAACAGGCGCAGCAGCCGGTGGTAGCGGCGCAACCGGATTTTATTTTCATCCGGACAGACAAGCGGATCATCCGCCTCAATTTCAGCGAAATCCTTTTCGTGGAAGCCCTCCGCAACTATGTGGCCATCCAAACGGCCACGCAAAAAATCCTCACCCTCCAAAACCTCCGGAGTTTCGAAGAAGCGCTGCCGCCACGGCAGTTCATCCGGGTGCATAAATCGTTCATCGTAGCCATGAACAAGATCGACAGCGTCGAGAAACAGCGGATTTTCATGGGCCAGCACATGGTCCCCGTTGGCGATACTTATGTAAAACAGTTTTACGAAGCCATGGGCATGAGTTGA
- a CDS encoding sensor histidine kinase produces the protein MPDRPDHFHRLREFAALLVLWMLVMYGLSILGMPRAFTPQSFQSLHVTRGLYGLLNFALFYAAIRLVFPQFLEHRKWGRLAAGLLMMVVVATTVKFAIADNFFRAEILEIGYRNGVKLYKDYWYYFRTEFWTNAVVLCTALAYVLFFAWLAEDKRRKQLALQKQDAEFAILKMQLNAHFLMNSLNSIYSLALVRSPQVVDAAHTLSQILEYMTEQPPVAGYRTRLSDELRYLEDFIAMQRLRTGCQDCVRMRVSGDPSAFGIAPLLLVPFVENAFKHGVANRPEQPVEISVDCSGEGFGFTVHNFKTRKRKDQAGGIGLVNVRKRLELVYPGQYELTIRETEHEYSSHLQIHWENGHSMHSGGR, from the coding sequence ATGCCGGACCGGCCTGATCATTTCCATCGCCTCCGGGAATTCGCCGCCCTGCTCGTGTTGTGGATGCTCGTGATGTACGGGCTCAGCATCCTGGGGATGCCGCGCGCTTTCACCCCACAGTCTTTCCAGTCTTTGCACGTCACCCGCGGCTTGTACGGCCTGCTCAACTTCGCGCTGTTCTACGCCGCCATCCGCCTCGTTTTCCCGCAATTCCTGGAACACCGGAAATGGGGCCGCCTCGCGGCAGGGCTGTTGATGATGGTCGTTGTGGCCACCACCGTGAAATTCGCCATCGCCGACAACTTCTTCCGGGCCGAAATCCTCGAGATCGGCTATCGCAACGGCGTTAAGTTGTACAAGGACTACTGGTATTATTTCCGCACCGAGTTCTGGACGAACGCAGTCGTGCTTTGCACGGCGCTGGCGTATGTCCTGTTTTTCGCCTGGCTGGCGGAAGACAAACGGCGGAAGCAACTGGCGCTGCAAAAACAGGACGCCGAATTCGCCATCCTCAAAATGCAACTGAACGCGCATTTCCTCATGAACAGCCTCAACAGTATTTATAGCCTGGCGCTGGTACGCTCGCCGCAAGTGGTAGACGCGGCGCATACGCTTTCCCAGATACTGGAGTATATGACGGAACAGCCGCCGGTGGCGGGATATCGCACCCGGCTGTCTGACGAACTACGGTACCTGGAAGATTTCATCGCGATGCAGCGTTTGCGCACGGGGTGCCAGGACTGTGTCCGGATGCGGGTTTCCGGCGACCCGTCGGCATTCGGGATCGCGCCGCTGCTGCTGGTCCCGTTCGTGGAGAACGCTTTCAAGCACGGCGTGGCCAACCGGCCGGAGCAGCCGGTGGAGATCAGCGTGGATTGCTCGGGCGAGGGGTTCGGGTTTACCGTCCACAATTTCAAGACCCGCAAGCGCAAAGACCAGGCCGGGGGCATCGGGCTCGTTAACGTCCGGAAGCGCCTGGAACTCGTCTACCCCGGTCAATACGAACTTACCATCCGCGAAACGGAACACGAATATTCCAGTCACCTGCAAATTCATTGGGAAAATGGCCATTCAATGCATAGTGGTGGACGATGA
- a CDS encoding TlpA disulfide reductase family protein: MKKAIVKPALLALLMAPAALMAQKANLPKQITVKGSVKFDVPEGQPRKVWLSRDNGTGKPVVVDSVEMGKDLTYSFRIKQDHPGIYKLNVMYWDHITFWSDADVTVASRGYDTAKIKMKIPHFNFVEGSSDNNFINQMELNQTNGYLRSVDEYNQEYYAKMHKDKTGDSAWANYWDGRKRYNPLREDNQMREDVLMKVYKNRPVLIYALRSAGSPHDTTQYASTLRQLDHLLKLYPWLTEAQNLKTTIIKNRAQMMKLQPGQPAPSISYPDHLGKLQGLEKYKGKYLLVDFWASWCGPCRQAIPKVKELYSAYKDRGFEVVSISIDTDKNAWRKAMADEAMPWEQLLSDNKDKTMEMYQFSGIPTLYLIDRDGKIVTKFTGYGPDAEKEIKNVIEKGLAGKPEAEKKVIKAMGMTSM; encoded by the coding sequence ATGAAGAAAGCAATTGTGAAACCTGCTTTATTAGCGCTGTTGATGGCTCCGGCCGCGCTCATGGCCCAAAAGGCCAACCTGCCAAAGCAAATTACGGTGAAAGGCTCCGTGAAGTTCGACGTGCCCGAAGGGCAGCCGCGCAAAGTATGGCTCAGCCGTGATAACGGCACGGGCAAACCGGTAGTGGTAGACTCCGTTGAAATGGGGAAAGACCTCACCTACTCCTTCCGCATCAAACAAGACCATCCGGGCATCTACAAGCTCAACGTCATGTATTGGGACCATATCACCTTCTGGAGCGATGCAGACGTTACCGTGGCCTCGCGGGGATATGATACCGCGAAAATCAAGATGAAAATCCCGCATTTCAACTTCGTGGAAGGCTCGTCCGACAACAACTTCATCAACCAGATGGAGCTGAACCAGACCAACGGGTACCTGCGCTCGGTAGACGAATACAACCAGGAATACTATGCGAAAATGCATAAGGACAAAACCGGCGACTCCGCCTGGGCCAATTACTGGGACGGTCGCAAACGTTACAATCCGCTCCGCGAAGACAACCAAATGCGCGAGGATGTGCTCATGAAAGTTTACAAGAACCGCCCGGTGCTGATCTACGCGCTCCGCTCCGCCGGCAGCCCGCACGATACCACGCAGTACGCATCTACCCTCCGCCAGCTGGACCACCTGCTGAAGCTGTACCCCTGGCTGACCGAGGCCCAAAACCTCAAAACCACGATCATTAAGAACCGTGCGCAGATGATGAAGCTGCAACCGGGCCAACCCGCGCCTTCCATCTCCTACCCCGACCATCTCGGCAAGCTGCAAGGCCTCGAGAAATACAAGGGCAAATACCTCCTGGTAGATTTCTGGGCCAGCTGGTGCGGCCCCTGCCGCCAGGCCATCCCGAAAGTGAAGGAGCTGTATTCGGCTTACAAAGACCGCGGCTTCGAAGTCGTGAGCATTTCCATCGACACCGATAAAAACGCCTGGAGAAAAGCCATGGCAGACGAAGCGATGCCCTGGGAACAGCTGCTGAGCGATAACAAGGACAAAACCATGGAAATGTACCAGTTCTCCGGTATCCCCACGCTCTACCTCATCGACCGTGACGGCAAGATCGTGACCAAGTTCACCGGCTATGGCCCGGACGCGGAAAAAGAGATCAAAAACGTCATCGAGAAAGGTCTGGCCGGTAAGCCTGAAGCAGAGAAAAAAGTAATAAAAGCAATGGGAATGACTTCCATGTAA
- a CDS encoding MFS transporter, whose protein sequence is MSTYPLSSPTGRNVMAATILASSMAFIDGTALNVVLPSLQNQLQATAAGLFWVLNAYLLMLAALILVGGALGDRLGRKRVFMTGILIFIAGSAACGLAGTVEQLVLFRVLQGGGGALMIPGSLSLLSSSVDENEKGKAIGTWSAFTTLVTMGGPVLGGALADAGLWRYIFFINVPLGLVSLLILRRHVPEQRDASATGGIDYLGGALTALGLASLTFGFLRMPEYGFSHWQSWGAIAAGVLLLAAFIVVEIKSPYPMLPLQLFRNRTFSGANLLTFFLYAALGTGMLFLSLNMVQVQGYSQLQSGLTFLPFTVLMILLARPAGSWADKTGPRPFLVGGPLLAGTGLFLMSLVGKTAGPSAYWTTFFPGILVLGLGMSFTVAPLTATVMGSLQPQLSGTASGVNNAVTRIASVFATAIFGALAVLLFAKDVRSGLDAIVMNESLKTAVVAETTNLGNAHPPGGVPAELTASVKALYKEGFTAAYQKILLISAIMGWLSGIIAWWMIPKKKSTPR, encoded by the coding sequence ATGTCGACTTACCCGCTATCCTCACCCACAGGCCGGAACGTAATGGCCGCCACCATCCTGGCGTCTTCCATGGCATTTATCGACGGTACCGCGCTGAACGTGGTGCTGCCATCCCTGCAAAACCAGCTACAGGCCACAGCGGCCGGACTTTTCTGGGTACTGAACGCGTACCTGCTCATGCTCGCGGCGCTCATACTTGTTGGCGGCGCGCTGGGCGACCGGTTGGGGCGCAAGCGCGTGTTCATGACGGGTATCCTCATTTTCATTGCGGGGTCTGCGGCGTGCGGCCTGGCGGGAACGGTGGAGCAGCTGGTGCTTTTCCGGGTGTTGCAGGGCGGGGGCGGGGCGCTCATGATCCCGGGGAGCTTGTCGCTGTTGTCTTCTTCGGTGGATGAAAATGAAAAGGGAAAGGCGATCGGCACCTGGTCTGCGTTCACCACGCTGGTGACTATGGGTGGGCCGGTGCTGGGAGGGGCTTTGGCGGATGCGGGGCTATGGCGGTACATCTTTTTCATCAACGTGCCGCTGGGGCTGGTGTCGCTGCTCATTTTGCGCCGCCACGTTCCCGAACAGCGCGATGCTTCGGCTACCGGCGGTATCGATTACCTGGGTGGGGCGCTTACTGCGCTGGGGCTTGCTTCCCTTACTTTCGGATTTTTACGGATGCCCGAATACGGTTTCAGCCATTGGCAATCCTGGGGCGCTATTGCGGCGGGAGTTTTGCTGCTGGCGGCTTTCATCGTGGTGGAAATAAAATCCCCGTATCCCATGTTACCGTTGCAGCTGTTCAGGAACCGCACTTTTTCCGGCGCCAATCTTCTGACGTTTTTCCTCTATGCAGCCCTGGGAACGGGTATGTTGTTCCTTTCCCTCAACATGGTGCAGGTGCAGGGGTATAGCCAGTTGCAATCGGGGCTTACTTTCCTGCCATTTACCGTGCTTATGATTTTGCTGGCGCGGCCGGCGGGCAGTTGGGCAGACAAAACGGGGCCGCGGCCATTTCTCGTTGGCGGGCCGCTGCTGGCTGGAACGGGTTTGTTCCTCATGTCGCTGGTCGGGAAAACGGCTGGCCCTTCTGCTTACTGGACCACTTTCTTCCCGGGAATCCTCGTGCTGGGGCTGGGCATGTCTTTCACCGTGGCGCCGTTAACGGCCACTGTAATGGGTTCCCTCCAACCACAGTTATCCGGAACGGCGTCGGGCGTCAACAATGCGGTGACGCGCATCGCGAGCGTGTTCGCCACAGCCATTTTTGGCGCGCTGGCCGTGTTGCTGTTCGCGAAGGATGTACGATCAGGGCTGGATGCCATTGTTATGAACGAATCGCTCAAAACGGCGGTGGTGGCGGAAACCACGAATCTAGGAAATGCGCATCCGCCCGGCGGCGTACCCGCGGAATTGACCGCATCCGTGAAGGCGTTGTATAAAGAAGGATTTACCGCCGCATATCAGAAAATACTGCTGATTTCCGCCATCATGGGCTGGCTGTCGGGCATTATTGCCTGGTGGATGATCCCGAAGAAAAAGTCAACTCCGCGCTGA
- a CDS encoding histidine kinase, whose product MPTQKTYRYWIHLAVWMALVLLYIFPMLKGNISSPLGFRYTITRFIVYGFINFHLFYLLAFVVYPLHARLGNARAFLLAFGTVLAFCILKYGVGNIWPDQILQLGIAMIGFKKTYHTFWSYFRVTLQTGIMVGLAAYAYYVFLMWRTGDRQSRRLELEAAAAGKQFAQMQVSTGLLLRKLKAIKSLLENEEKREGEGAEAILQLSELLRYMLYDKGVKLDKAPLDRELYYFNIYLKLHNRLFPGQQVSLHMTGPTTGRYVTPLLLQTAAEKLLARSQTGLPVVLKLEIGADELALSSSAGTSLLQRLAQWLPGTADMRRFKTPLYAGPA is encoded by the coding sequence ATGCCTACGCAAAAAACATATAGGTACTGGATTCATCTCGCCGTGTGGATGGCGCTGGTGCTGCTGTATATATTCCCGATGCTCAAAGGTAACATTTCCAGTCCGCTGGGTTTCCGGTACACCATCACCCGATTCATCGTCTACGGCTTCATCAACTTCCACCTGTTTTATCTCCTGGCATTCGTGGTATACCCGCTGCACGCCAGGTTAGGAAACGCACGGGCGTTTCTGCTCGCCTTCGGCACAGTGCTCGCATTCTGCATCCTCAAATACGGCGTGGGCAATATCTGGCCAGACCAGATCCTGCAGCTGGGGATCGCCATGATCGGCTTTAAGAAAACTTACCATACATTCTGGAGCTATTTCCGGGTGACCCTGCAAACGGGGATCATGGTAGGCCTCGCCGCATACGCCTATTACGTGTTCCTCATGTGGCGCACGGGCGACCGCCAGAGCCGACGGCTGGAGCTGGAAGCCGCTGCCGCGGGGAAACAGTTCGCGCAAATGCAGGTTTCGACCGGGCTGCTTCTCCGCAAGCTGAAAGCCATCAAATCGCTGCTGGAAAACGAGGAAAAAAGGGAAGGAGAAGGCGCCGAAGCCATCCTTCAACTGTCGGAACTGCTGCGGTATATGCTGTACGACAAAGGCGTGAAGCTCGACAAAGCCCCCCTCGACCGGGAGCTGTATTATTTCAATATCTACCTCAAACTGCATAACCGGCTCTTCCCCGGCCAGCAGGTAAGCCTGCATATGACCGGCCCCACCACCGGCCGGTACGTAACGCCGCTGCTGCTGCAAACCGCCGCGGAAAAACTGCTCGCCCGTTCCCAAACCGGCCTGCCCGTGGTGTTAAAGCTCGAAATTGGGGCAGACGAGCTGGCGCTCAGCTCCTCCGCCGGAACATCCCTTTTGCAACGATTGGCACAATGGCTGCCGGGCACCGCCGATATGCGCCGTTTTAAAACCCCGCTGTATGCCGGACCGGCCTGA
- a CDS encoding SusC/RagA family TonB-linked outer membrane protein: MKHVYLLSLACMLSAGAFAQQVIRGTVRDSLTRAPIPGATIKVVNGSGGVTANEKGEFELRVPANAKLQISSIGFETILMPATAIVRPIMLVTSAMELKSTVVVGYGTQQRRNVTTSISSIGAKDLQPQNNIVSDVGKALQGRIPGVFVASTSGSPGNTPNIQIRGVQTARAEGASPLIVIDGLVIDNGTFALNSLNPQDIETIDVLKDAASAAIYGARGSTGVIIITTKKGRIGARPSFSVNAYTGFNNVPSTRRMLNSEEYTSVFNDSRNNRISDIDRILANPGSLTPAQISQLQSEKTRLGSQVAGLNMADRSTDWIDRIKNKTAPVSNIQASMNGGGEKNSYYMSLARYSETASMGTGKFERYTGKIDVTQMVGNWLKLGGNINLSQGVGKNFSYPLVSAFNARPDTPEEPVRRADGSLGYYIGQQNHPLGEMMENNNKRKQQTWFGNLSAEVKLHKNLQFRSQLAANKFNLNSNDFQSPLGYLGYFNKGYLKVTGSDNFNYNLDNYFTYNNRWNDLGLNATAGYTFYSMETTSFGYELNGFPRVSGITGGSAGASYGSVGAISALNGTFKETSEAYFVRMGVDYKDRYLLGASLRTDGSSKLAKDNRYSWFPSVSAGWDVAKENFMVRQKLVNHLKLRSSYGLSGNIRPLTPNGAEDLMTGTSYLGDAALKIRDIVGNPHVRWEQTKQFDAGIDAAFFNNRVNLTVDYYNKTTDGLLSNRNIPWEFGAMSIPYNVGSIRNKGFDLLLGVNSAAGTALSWRVETNLNLNRNEVLSLADSVMNFGTFIFGGPQSTVKVGQSVGSVQVYRSLGVNPETGDMMYDDLNKDGLINNKDYITVPIAIPKFTGGTTLSVGYKGVSVEALFNYVVGTKIYDFYEQSLRNYDLDWFGVMPNKFDIVNRRWRKPGDVTDVPRAVAGQHGQGNVTNWNSMPSTQFIYNASYLRLRNLTVGYEIPKTLLQRANITRAKVYTSAQNLFTITKYIGFDPEAANNSGIVSSNLPNARAMVLGIDLSF; encoded by the coding sequence ATGAAACATGTCTATTTGCTATCTCTTGCCTGTATGTTGAGCGCAGGGGCTTTCGCCCAGCAGGTTATCAGGGGAACGGTGCGCGATTCGCTCACCAGGGCGCCGATTCCCGGTGCTACGATCAAGGTGGTGAACGGTTCCGGCGGGGTAACCGCCAATGAAAAAGGGGAATTCGAATTGCGGGTGCCCGCCAATGCGAAGCTCCAGATCTCCTCCATCGGCTTCGAAACGATTTTGATGCCTGCTACGGCCATCGTTCGGCCCATTATGCTGGTTACATCGGCGATGGAGCTTAAATCTACCGTGGTAGTGGGTTACGGCACGCAGCAGCGCCGCAACGTGACCACGAGCATTTCCTCCATCGGCGCCAAAGACCTGCAGCCGCAGAACAACATCGTGTCTGACGTGGGTAAAGCCCTGCAGGGCCGCATCCCCGGCGTTTTCGTGGCCTCCACTTCCGGCTCGCCCGGCAATACGCCCAACATCCAGATCCGCGGTGTACAAACCGCCAGGGCCGAAGGCGCATCTCCGCTCATCGTGATCGACGGGCTGGTGATAGACAATGGCACATTTGCCCTGAACAGCCTCAATCCGCAAGACATCGAAACCATTGATGTATTGAAAGACGCGGCCTCCGCCGCCATTTACGGTGCCCGCGGCTCCACCGGCGTAATCATCATCACCACCAAGAAAGGCCGCATCGGTGCCAGGCCATCGTTTTCCGTGAATGCCTACACCGGCTTCAACAACGTGCCTTCCACCCGCAGGATGCTCAATTCCGAAGAGTATACATCCGTCTTCAACGATTCCCGCAACAACCGGATCAGCGATATTGACAGGATCCTGGCCAATCCCGGCAGCCTTACGCCTGCCCAGATCTCGCAGCTGCAGTCTGAAAAAACGCGCCTCGGCAGCCAGGTGGCCGGCCTGAACATGGCCGACCGCAGCACCGACTGGATAGACCGCATCAAAAACAAAACCGCACCGGTTTCCAACATCCAGGCCAGCATGAACGGCGGCGGAGAGAAGAACAGTTATTATATGTCGCTCGCCCGCTATTCCGAGACCGCTTCCATGGGCACCGGTAAATTTGAAAGATATACCGGCAAGATCGACGTGACGCAGATGGTTGGCAACTGGCTGAAGCTCGGTGGGAACATCAACCTCTCGCAAGGCGTCGGCAAAAACTTCTCCTACCCCCTCGTGAGCGCGTTCAACGCCCGCCCCGACACGCCGGAAGAGCCCGTTCGCAGGGCCGATGGCAGCCTCGGCTACTATATCGGCCAGCAGAACCACCCGCTCGGCGAAATGATGGAGAACAACAACAAGCGCAAGCAGCAAACCTGGTTCGGCAACCTTTCCGCTGAAGTGAAGCTGCACAAAAACCTGCAGTTCCGCTCCCAGCTGGCCGCCAATAAATTCAACCTGAACAGCAACGATTTCCAGTCGCCCCTCGGCTACCTGGGTTACTTCAACAAAGGATACCTGAAAGTAACGGGTTCAGACAACTTCAACTACAACCTCGACAACTACTTCACGTACAATAACCGCTGGAACGACCTGGGCCTCAACGCCACGGCAGGTTATACCTTCTACAGCATGGAAACCACCTCCTTCGGTTACGAGCTCAACGGCTTTCCGCGAGTTAGCGGGATCACCGGCGGCAGCGCTGGCGCTTCCTATGGCTCCGTAGGTGCGATCTCCGCGCTGAACGGCACTTTCAAGGAAACGTCGGAAGCCTATTTCGTGAGAATGGGCGTGGATTATAAAGACCGCTACCTGCTGGGTGCGAGCCTCCGGACAGACGGCTCTTCCAAGCTCGCCAAAGACAACCGCTACAGTTGGTTCCCTTCTGTTTCTGCAGGATGGGACGTGGCAAAGGAAAACTTCATGGTCCGCCAGAAGCTGGTGAACCACCTGAAGCTTCGCTCCAGCTATGGCCTCAGCGGGAACATCCGCCCGCTTACGCCCAACGGCGCCGAAGACCTCATGACAGGGACATCCTACCTGGGCGACGCGGCCCTCAAGATCCGCGATATCGTCGGCAACCCCCACGTTCGCTGGGAACAAACCAAACAGTTCGACGCCGGTATCGACGCGGCCTTCTTCAATAACCGCGTAAACCTCACGGTAGATTACTACAACAAAACTACCGACGGGCTCCTGAGCAACCGCAACATTCCCTGGGAATTTGGCGCCATGTCTATCCCCTACAACGTAGGCAGCATCCGCAACAAAGGCTTCGACCTGCTGCTGGGCGTTAACAGCGCCGCCGGAACGGCCCTGAGCTGGAGGGTGGAAACCAACCTGAACCTGAACAGGAACGAAGTGCTTTCGCTCGCCGACTCTGTGATGAATTTCGGCACGTTCATTTTCGGTGGTCCGCAATCCACCGTGAAAGTAGGCCAATCCGTAGGCTCCGTACAGGTGTACCGCTCGCTGGGCGTGAATCCTGAAACGGGAGACATGATGTACGACGATCTGAACAAAGACGGCCTGATCAACAACAAGGATTACATCACCGTGCCCATCGCCATTCCGAAATTCACCGGCGGCACCACGCTGTCTGTGGGTTATAAAGGCGTGTCTGTGGAAGCGTTGTTCAACTACGTGGTGGGCACGAAAATCTATGACTTTTACGAGCAAAGCCTCCGCAACTACGACCTCGACTGGTTTGGCGTGATGCCCAACAAATTCGATATCGTGAACCGCCGCTGGCGCAAACCGGGAGACGTGACCGACGTGCCGCGCGCCGTTGCCGGCCAGCATGGCCAGGGCAATGTGACCAACTGGAACTCGATGCCGTCTACCCAGTTCATCTACAACGCGTCGTACCTGCGCCTGCGCAACCTGACGGTGGGGTACGAAATCCCGAAAACGCTCCTGCAGCGCGCAAACATCACGCGGGCCAAGGTGTACACTTCGGCGCAGAACCTGTTCACCATCACCAAATACATCGGCTTCGATCCGGAAGCGGCCAATAACTCGGGGATCGTGTCTTCCAACCTTCCCAACGCCAGGGCCATGGTACTGGGCATCGATCTCTCATTCTAA
- a CDS encoding RagB/SusD family nutrient uptake outer membrane protein, producing MKQSLFLSISAIIGLSACSNKLDVRPDNLASPSMINSTNLGTVVNGAKLGLTNNAFYGYYPLTEVMGDDVQTLGYAGYEACNIPVAENSLQFAYRYPYQCVANANAAINYWLSHSGETALRPIAGEAYLLRAYAYSLLNEQFGEVALMKGGEDPLTFPARESDDKVKAFIEADLRQAVDLLPDFTAPVTKASKQAAQLLLARHCLNSGKFKDAVDNAEAVINSGKFSLGDKVDSSMFLYNTSSKEMVYAIGETSSNNVKNYGLPAVFGAGGTAPWGGETLAGSGNTWINESLVDSYEATDVRQKWYFKRKGLTFDLVVNYLNKFPMEATPSYPVCRIAEAYLIAAEGKARQGTVDVAHFNTLREKRKASLRTNGDFANAQAFLDMIENERRREFTGERLRWSDMRRFGKALPWLSSLQQPAGHALFPLPERLLMLNPTIKQNKDY from the coding sequence ATGAAACAATCGCTTTTCCTCTCCATATCGGCCATCATCGGGTTGTCTGCCTGCAGCAACAAGCTCGATGTACGGCCAGACAACCTGGCTTCGCCTTCCATGATCAACAGCACCAACCTGGGTACGGTTGTGAACGGCGCCAAGCTGGGTTTGACCAACAACGCATTTTACGGGTATTATCCCCTCACGGAAGTGATGGGCGACGATGTGCAGACCCTCGGCTATGCCGGCTATGAGGCCTGCAACATTCCCGTGGCCGAAAACTCCCTGCAGTTCGCCTACCGCTATCCTTACCAGTGCGTAGCCAACGCGAACGCAGCGATCAACTATTGGCTGTCGCACTCCGGCGAAACGGCCCTGCGCCCCATCGCTGGTGAAGCTTACCTGCTGCGGGCTTACGCTTATTCGCTGCTCAACGAGCAGTTCGGGGAAGTGGCGCTGATGAAAGGCGGCGAAGATCCGCTGACGTTCCCGGCCCGCGAATCCGACGATAAAGTGAAAGCGTTTATCGAAGCAGACCTCCGCCAGGCGGTTGACCTGCTGCCGGATTTTACCGCTCCGGTGACCAAAGCGAGCAAACAGGCCGCACAGCTGCTGCTGGCGCGCCATTGCCTCAACAGCGGGAAATTTAAGGACGCGGTAGATAATGCGGAAGCGGTGATCAACTCCGGGAAATTCTCCCTGGGCGACAAGGTGGATTCTTCCATGTTCCTTTATAATACTTCTTCGAAGGAAATGGTGTACGCTATCGGCGAAACTTCTTCCAACAACGTGAAGAACTACGGCCTGCCGGCGGTGTTCGGCGCGGGCGGAACGGCTCCCTGGGGCGGAGAAACCCTGGCGGGCAGCGGCAACACCTGGATCAACGAATCGCTGGTAGATTCATATGAAGCGACGGACGTTCGCCAGAAATGGTACTTCAAGCGCAAGGGGCTCACTTTCGACCTGGTGGTGAATTACCTCAACAAATTCCCTATGGAAGCCACACCGTCTTACCCCGTGTGCCGCATCGCGGAAGCGTATCTCATTGCGGCAGAAGGCAAAGCCCGGCAGGGAACAGTGGATGTTGCTCATTTCAATACCCTCCGCGAAAAGCGTAAAGCCAGCCTGCGTACCAACGGCGATTTCGCCAATGCGCAAGCTTTCCTCGACATGATCGAGAACGAGCGGAGAAGGGAATTTACAGGGGAACGCCTGCGCTGGAGCGATATGCGTCGGTTCGGGAAAGCGCTCCCCTGGCTTTCCAGCCTGCAGCAGCCCGCCGGCCACGCGCTTTTCCCGCTACCCGAGCGCCTGCTGATGCTCAATCCCACTATCAAACAGAATAAAGACTATTAA